Proteins encoded in a region of the Natronorubrum halophilum genome:
- a CDS encoding pyridoxal phosphate-dependent decarboxylase family protein: MTGNELTGRFRSSDDELTPPAAASAFLGDADGIAAYEDAIDRARQHLVESFATAEEPYAGTDHETLRERLDTCSVFPDEGTSLEETLETVAEEVLADSVRVHDPSCVAHLHCPPAIPALAAEVLLSATNQSLDSFDQAPAASVLEERVVDACCDLFGYPTGADGVFTGGGTESNLLGLLLARDWYCKTRFDRTVQTGGLPPQGADLRLICSDAAHFTAEQAAHHLGLGEDAVVTVATDGDRRINLRALDDTLDRLEAEGRHPFAIVATAGTTDFGSIDPLSPLADRAADRDLWLHVDAAYGGACAISDRLRPKLAGIDRADSIAVDFHKLFYQPISCGAFLLRDADHYRLLERNAAYLNPERDDAAGVPNLVSKSLRTTRRFDALKPFVTFNALGRTGMADCVEYVCALADAAADEIRADPALELCCDPELSAVVFRYRSADATGRINRAIRDELLADGEALLARTSVDGTPALKFTLLNPRTTIADLRGILEAVVDRGETLERELSTSA, translated from the coding sequence GTGACGGGCAACGAACTGACGGGGCGGTTCCGCTCGAGCGACGACGAGCTAACGCCACCCGCAGCGGCGAGCGCCTTCCTCGGCGACGCCGACGGGATCGCCGCCTACGAGGACGCGATCGACCGGGCGCGCCAGCACCTCGTCGAGTCGTTTGCGACGGCCGAAGAACCGTACGCGGGAACCGACCACGAAACGCTTCGCGAGCGACTCGATACCTGCTCGGTCTTCCCCGACGAGGGAACCTCCCTCGAGGAGACCCTCGAGACGGTCGCCGAGGAGGTGCTCGCGGATTCCGTTCGGGTTCACGATCCCAGCTGCGTCGCCCACCTCCACTGTCCGCCGGCGATCCCGGCGCTGGCCGCGGAGGTGTTGCTCTCGGCGACGAACCAGTCGCTGGACTCGTTCGATCAGGCTCCCGCGGCGTCCGTGCTGGAAGAGCGCGTTGTCGACGCCTGTTGCGACCTGTTCGGGTATCCGACGGGCGCGGACGGCGTCTTCACCGGTGGCGGCACCGAGTCGAACCTCCTCGGACTGTTGCTCGCTCGCGATTGGTACTGCAAAACGCGGTTCGATCGGACCGTCCAGACCGGTGGACTGCCACCCCAAGGAGCGGATCTCCGGCTGATCTGTTCGGACGCCGCCCACTTCACGGCCGAGCAGGCCGCGCACCATCTCGGTCTCGGAGAAGACGCGGTCGTCACGGTCGCGACCGACGGCGATCGCCGGATCAATCTCCGGGCGCTGGACGACACCCTCGACCGACTCGAAGCCGAGGGCCGACATCCGTTCGCGATCGTCGCTACCGCCGGCACGACGGATTTCGGTAGCATCGACCCGCTTTCCCCGCTCGCGGATCGCGCCGCCGACCGCGACCTGTGGCTTCACGTCGACGCCGCCTACGGCGGGGCGTGTGCGATCAGCGATCGCCTCCGCCCGAAGCTGGCGGGGATCGACCGCGCCGACTCGATCGCCGTCGACTTCCACAAGCTGTTCTACCAGCCGATCAGCTGCGGGGCGTTCTTGCTCCGCGACGCCGACCACTACCGGCTGCTCGAGCGCAACGCGGCCTATCTCAATCCAGAACGCGACGACGCGGCGGGGGTCCCGAACCTCGTCTCGAAGTCCCTCCGGACGACGCGCCGGTTCGACGCGCTGAAGCCGTTCGTGACGTTCAACGCGTTGGGTCGGACCGGGATGGCCGACTGCGTCGAGTACGTCTGCGCCCTCGCTGACGCGGCCGCCGACGAGATACGCGCCGACCCCGCTCTCGAGCTGTGTTGTGACCCCGAACTGAGCGCGGTCGTCTTTCGGTATCGATCGGCCGACGCCACCGGCCGAATCAACCGCGCGATCCGCGACGAGCTGTTGGCCGACGGCGAGGCCCTGCTAGCGCGCACTTCGGTCGACGGCACTCCCGCCCTGAAGTTCACCCTGTTGAACCCGCGGACGACGATCGCGGACCTTCGAGGAATCCTCGAGGCGGTCGTCGACCGGGGCGAGACGCTCGAACGCGAACTGAGTACTTCCGCATGA
- a CDS encoding lysine N(6)-hydroxylase/L-ornithine N(5)-oxygenase family protein codes for MTEDGSDATAAAAAVIDGDDAEDVVDRGHYDVLGVGLGPFNLGLAALLDGDGLDLDAVFLEREPEFAWHEGMLIEGATLEVPFLADLVTMADPTSRYSFLNYLRERDRIYEFYFYETFQIPRQEYDDYLRWVAERVSATQFGREVTSVDYVEAVADSNTADAADTGAFVVEAVDPETGRRYRYRADDLVMGVGSRPAVPEFAREYADPTVGGDGGEDADERVFHTASYLERRDAALEADSITVVGSGQSAAEVVLDLLERQSAHDFRLDWLTRSEGFFPMEYSKLGLQHFTPEYARYFYDLPQSRKDDLLTDQDLLYKGIDVETSERIYDTLYERSIGDGEPDFGMLATTEVANVERADGSYWLECEQRHQERAFALETDAVIFGTGYHRPTPTFLEPIADRIAFDERGRFRIGEAYRLEGEFGSDDSGADHPDAADGTSAAGGRIFVQNAEVHTHGVGAPDLGLGCYRNSVIIARLAGGEVYPIDRNTVFQDFDVDQFADHAPVCTDGVRSNPLETE; via the coding sequence ATGACTGAGGACGGTAGCGACGCTACAGCCGCCGCGGCCGCCGTCATCGACGGCGACGACGCCGAGGACGTCGTCGACCGGGGTCACTACGACGTCCTCGGCGTCGGCCTCGGCCCGTTCAACCTCGGACTGGCAGCGCTGCTCGACGGCGACGGTCTCGACCTCGACGCGGTCTTCTTGGAGCGCGAACCCGAGTTCGCCTGGCACGAGGGGATGTTGATCGAGGGGGCAACGCTCGAGGTTCCCTTCCTCGCGGACCTGGTGACGATGGCCGATCCCACCAGTCGCTACAGCTTCCTCAACTACCTCCGCGAGCGCGACCGAATCTACGAGTTTTACTTCTACGAGACGTTCCAGATCCCTCGTCAGGAGTACGACGACTACCTGCGCTGGGTCGCCGAGCGCGTCTCCGCGACACAGTTCGGTCGGGAGGTGACGAGCGTCGACTACGTCGAGGCGGTTGCCGATTCGAATACCGCGGACGCGGCGGACACCGGCGCGTTCGTCGTCGAGGCCGTCGACCCCGAGACGGGTCGGCGGTACCGCTACCGCGCCGACGACCTCGTGATGGGCGTCGGTTCGCGTCCCGCCGTGCCGGAGTTCGCCCGCGAGTACGCCGATCCCACCGTGGGCGGAGACGGCGGCGAGGATGCGGACGAGCGGGTGTTCCACACCGCGAGCTACCTCGAGCGTCGCGACGCCGCGCTCGAGGCGGACTCGATCACCGTCGTCGGTTCGGGCCAGAGCGCCGCCGAGGTCGTCCTCGACCTGCTCGAGCGCCAGTCCGCACACGACTTCCGGCTCGACTGGCTCACCCGCTCGGAGGGCTTCTTCCCGATGGAGTACTCGAAGCTCGGACTCCAGCACTTCACGCCCGAGTACGCGCGGTACTTTTACGACCTGCCCCAGTCGCGAAAGGACGACCTGCTGACCGACCAGGATCTGCTCTACAAGGGGATCGACGTCGAGACCAGCGAGCGGATCTACGACACCCTCTACGAGCGCTCGATCGGCGATGGCGAGCCCGACTTCGGCATGCTCGCGACGACCGAGGTCGCGAACGTCGAGCGCGCCGACGGCAGCTACTGGCTCGAGTGCGAGCAGCGCCACCAGGAGCGGGCGTTCGCCCTCGAGACGGACGCCGTGATCTTCGGAACGGGCTACCATCGCCCGACGCCGACGTTCCTCGAGCCGATCGCCGACCGAATCGCCTTCGACGAGCGGGGACGGTTCCGTATCGGCGAGGCGTACCGTCTCGAGGGCGAGTTCGGGAGCGACGACAGCGGGGCGGATCACCCCGACGCCGCCGACGGCACCAGCGCTGCCGGGGGCCGAATCTTCGTCCAGAACGCCGAGGTCCACACGCACGGCGTTGGCGCGCCGGACCTCGGCCTGGGCTGTTACCGAAATTCGGTGATCATCGCACGGCTCGCCGGCGGCGAGGTATACCCAATCGACCGGAACACCGTCTTTCAGGATTTCGACGTCGACCAGTTCGCCGATCACGCGCCGGTTTGCACCGACGGTGTGCGATCGAACCCACTCGAAACGGAGTAA
- a CDS encoding outer membrane protein assembly factor BamB family protein, which translates to MTDWNQFKGDPRHTGVRRDLEGPSRIEEAWTVDLVGPGGSPVLDRDTVFVGTSRGNCDAFDRESGRRRWTFETTAATDIAPVVTRDSLYLGTEDGTVYALDPSTGEQRWSAELPGSLEAALALAAADGSMPSDDAAPALLYAGHAEGLSALEPDSGEVVWTHETDAPVAGSPAVDRARDRARHDWGQELDDEAVDLLSLGDARMERDDGDGAYDGDRVYVGTADGTVLALEAGTGDELWDAPTKGAVVDGPTVAGERVYVADDSGTLVALHADSGQSWFTYQIQGSFTSSATIRPDLDSTFVGASDGYLHVTDTTFGRRKLRGWLFAKKGVALDGDVCSSPVVAGDIVCVGDSTGSLYGIDVTDDCDLCWYFGLEGAVTGTPALGEASLYVGSDAEQLTCLEWEHGVPKP; encoded by the coding sequence GTGACCGACTGGAATCAGTTCAAAGGCGATCCCCGACATACGGGGGTCCGACGCGACCTCGAGGGACCCTCCCGGATCGAGGAGGCCTGGACGGTCGATCTCGTCGGCCCTGGCGGTTCGCCGGTGCTCGACCGCGATACCGTCTTCGTCGGGACGAGCCGCGGGAACTGTGACGCGTTCGACCGCGAGAGCGGACGCCGGCGCTGGACGTTCGAGACGACGGCGGCGACCGACATAGCGCCGGTCGTCACCCGCGACTCCCTGTATCTCGGCACGGAGGACGGGACCGTCTACGCGCTCGACCCGTCGACCGGAGAGCAGCGCTGGTCGGCCGAGTTACCGGGCTCGCTCGAGGCCGCGCTCGCACTGGCCGCGGCCGACGGGTCGATGCCGAGCGACGACGCGGCTCCGGCGCTGCTCTACGCCGGCCACGCCGAGGGCCTCTCGGCGCTCGAGCCCGATAGCGGCGAGGTCGTCTGGACCCACGAAACCGACGCGCCGGTCGCCGGCTCGCCGGCGGTCGACCGCGCACGCGACCGGGCGCGCCACGACTGGGGGCAAGAGCTGGACGACGAGGCGGTGGACCTGCTGTCACTCGGCGACGCGCGGATGGAGCGCGACGACGGCGACGGCGCGTACGACGGGGACCGCGTCTATGTCGGGACGGCCGACGGAACGGTGCTCGCGCTCGAGGCCGGAACCGGCGACGAACTCTGGGACGCGCCGACGAAGGGCGCGGTCGTCGACGGACCGACGGTCGCCGGCGAGCGGGTGTACGTCGCCGACGACAGCGGCACGCTCGTCGCGTTGCACGCCGACAGCGGGCAGTCGTGGTTCACCTACCAGATCCAGGGCTCGTTTACGTCGTCCGCGACCATCCGTCCGGACCTGGACTCGACGTTCGTCGGCGCTTCGGACGGCTACCTCCACGTCACCGACACGACCTTCGGCCGGCGCAAACTCCGCGGCTGGCTGTTCGCGAAGAAGGGCGTCGCGCTCGACGGCGACGTCTGCTCGAGTCCCGTCGTCGCCGGCGACATCGTCTGCGTCGGCGACTCCACCGGCTCGCTGTACGGCATCGACGTTACGGACGACTGCGATCTCTGCTGGTACTTCGGACTCGAGGGCGCGGTCACGGGCACGCCCGCGCTCGGCGAAGCCAGCCTGTACGTCGGTAGCGACGCCGAACAACTCACCTGCCTCGAGTGGGAACACGGCGTCCCGAAGCCGTAA
- the pspAB gene encoding PspA-associated protein PspAB, with translation MGLLDGLRSVLGLRAEADARRDADPDDLFGMSTAYITMETELGYDSLDVGALCFSGVDSSSFRDAVDEVESILEAGREETGTEFSVTSDDHGYHWVVLEDDDPEDLITSMHFAADTFIEHDYGSRLLAAVFAYEGDDAAKRHRDGGGGAAEVTEPAYWIYSFRRGRFYPFVPRPGRERDSSAEFKLEASLDGELEIEREKDYWYPLWPSEGGTHPWE, from the coding sequence ATGGGACTGCTCGACGGACTCCGGTCGGTTCTCGGATTACGCGCCGAGGCCGACGCCAGACGCGACGCCGACCCCGACGACCTCTTCGGCATGAGTACCGCCTACATCACGATGGAGACCGAACTCGGCTACGACTCGCTCGACGTCGGCGCGCTCTGTTTCTCCGGCGTGGACTCGAGCAGCTTTCGCGACGCCGTCGACGAGGTCGAGTCGATCCTCGAGGCCGGTCGCGAGGAGACCGGCACCGAGTTCTCGGTCACCAGCGACGACCACGGCTACCACTGGGTCGTCCTCGAGGACGACGACCCCGAGGACCTCATCACGAGCATGCACTTCGCCGCGGACACCTTCATCGAGCACGACTACGGCTCCCGACTCCTGGCGGCCGTCTTCGCTTACGAGGGGGACGATGCCGCGAAGCGGCATCGAGACGGAGGCGGCGGAGCCGCCGAAGTGACGGAGCCCGCCTACTGGATCTACTCGTTCCGTCGCGGACGGTTCTACCCCTTCGTCCCTCGACCCGGTCGCGAGCGCGACTCGAGCGCGGAGTTTAAACTCGAGGCGAGCCTGGACGGCGAACTCGAGATCGAGCGCGAGAAGGACTACTGGTACCCGCTGTGGCCGAGCGAGGGCGGCACGCACCCCTGGGAGTGA
- a CDS encoding GNAT family N-acetyltransferase yields MTAPEPARGPHATVSSEYDFEHYDETIDRHIGFRPVSLERDLGRLHAWLGSDHVKPYWDLDRPLPEFREAMREKLADDHLTPYVGCLDHVPMSYWEAYRPADDDLASYYDVEPADRGVHLLIGPEEYVGRGYGTALFRAMVAFQFRHAETDRVVLEPDARNDAVFAVAERCGCDLRHEFEFEEAEKTARLVVCPRERFEAEIWSPTASGGGDADEQTDARPAEVSDDD; encoded by the coding sequence ATGACGGCACCGGAACCCGCTCGCGGTCCGCACGCGACGGTCAGCTCCGAGTACGACTTCGAGCACTACGACGAGACGATCGACCGGCACATCGGGTTTCGGCCGGTCTCGCTCGAGCGGGACCTCGGCCGGCTGCACGCGTGGCTGGGCTCGGATCACGTCAAGCCCTACTGGGACCTCGACCGGCCGCTGCCCGAGTTCCGCGAGGCGATGCGGGAGAAGCTCGCCGACGATCACCTGACACCGTACGTCGGTTGCCTGGATCACGTGCCGATGAGCTACTGGGAGGCCTACCGGCCCGCGGACGACGACCTGGCGTCGTACTACGACGTCGAGCCGGCCGACAGGGGAGTCCACCTCCTGATCGGCCCCGAGGAGTACGTCGGACGGGGATACGGGACCGCGCTGTTTCGAGCGATGGTCGCCTTCCAGTTCCGCCACGCCGAGACCGACAGGGTCGTCCTGGAACCCGACGCCCGCAACGACGCGGTGTTCGCCGTTGCCGAGCGGTGCGGGTGCGACCTCCGCCACGAGTTCGAGTTCGAGGAAGCGGAGAAGACGGCTCGACTCGTCGTCTGCCCGCGCGAGCGATTCGAAGCCGAGATCTGGTCGCCGACCGCGAGCGGAGGCGGCGACGCCGATGAGCAGACCGACGCACGGCCGGCCGAGGTGAGCGACGATGACTGA
- the radA gene encoding DNA repair and recombination protein RadA: MADADLETLPGVGPATADKLHDAGFDSFQSLAVAAPSELSNTADVGDSTAADIVRAARSAADIGGFETGSTVLERRNEIGKLSWQIDEVDDLLGGGIETQSITEVYGEFGSGKSQVTHQMAVNVQLPKEVGGLHGCAIFVDSEDTFRPERIDDMVRGLPDDVIDATLEDREIEGSAADEDAVTELVDDILDKIHVAKAFNSNHQMLLAEKAKELAGEHEDSEYPVRLLAVDSLTAHFRAEYVGRGQLADRQQKLNKHLHDLDKVGNLYNAAVIVTNQVASNPDSYFGDPTQPIGGNILGHKSTFRIYLRKSKGDKRIVRLVDAPNLADGEGVMRVQGAGLKPE; this comes from the coding sequence ATGGCAGACGCAGACCTCGAGACCCTCCCTGGTGTTGGACCGGCAACCGCAGACAAGCTTCACGACGCGGGCTTTGACTCCTTCCAGAGCCTCGCCGTCGCCGCTCCCTCGGAGCTCTCGAACACGGCCGACGTCGGCGATTCCACGGCTGCGGACATCGTTCGCGCCGCCCGAAGCGCCGCCGACATCGGCGGCTTCGAGACCGGCTCGACCGTGCTCGAGCGCCGGAACGAGATCGGCAAACTGAGCTGGCAGATCGACGAAGTCGACGACCTGCTCGGTGGCGGCATCGAAACCCAGTCGATCACGGAAGTCTACGGCGAGTTCGGCTCCGGGAAGTCCCAGGTCACCCACCAGATGGCCGTTAACGTCCAGCTTCCAAAGGAGGTCGGCGGCCTCCACGGCTGTGCCATCTTCGTGGACAGCGAGGATACGTTCCGGCCCGAGCGGATCGACGACATGGTCCGCGGACTGCCGGACGACGTCATCGACGCGACGCTCGAGGACCGCGAGATCGAGGGCTCGGCGGCCGACGAGGACGCGGTCACCGAACTCGTCGACGACATCCTCGATAAGATCCACGTCGCAAAGGCGTTCAACTCGAACCACCAGATGCTGCTGGCCGAGAAGGCGAAGGAACTGGCCGGCGAACACGAGGATTCGGAGTACCCCGTTCGCCTGCTGGCGGTCGACTCCCTGACCGCTCACTTCCGCGCGGAGTACGTCGGCCGTGGCCAGCTCGCGGATCGACAGCAGAAGCTCAACAAGCACCTGCACGATCTCGACAAGGTCGGCAATCTCTACAACGCCGCCGTCATCGTGACGAATCAGGTCGCTTCGAACCCCGACTCGTACTTCGGCGACCCGACTCAGCCCATCGGCGGGAACATTCTTGGCCACAAGTCCACGTTCCGTATCTACCTCCGCAAGTCCAAAGGCGACAAGCGGATCGTTCGGCTGGTCGACGCACCGAACCTCGCCGACGGCGAGGGCGTCATGCGCGTCCAGGGTGCGGGCCTGAAGCCGGAATAA
- a CDS encoding diaminobutyrate--2-oxoglutarate transaminase, which produces MTDDDSSAGELLAQQRRRESNARTYPRSLPLAIERADGAILEDVDGNEYVDCLAGAGTLALGHNHPAVVERMEELLERGRAVHTLDLTTPVKERFVDRLLESLPDEFADNARVQFCSPAGTDAVEAALKLVKTATGNRSMLAFQGGYHGMTHGALGLMGDTEPKEPIPGLMPDVHHLPYPHAYRCPFGLGGEDCWRTSAEYVDRTLSNPDSGIVDPAGMIVEPVQGEGGAVPAPAEWLREMRRVTREHDIPLIVDEIQTGLGRTGELYAVEHADVVPDVMTLSKAVGGGLPLSVVVYDDSLDVWEPGAHAGTFRGNQLGMAAGTATIEYVLENHLEDHAAEMGDRLRGHLEETAATFEAAGDVRGRGLLLGMELVDTDGEPDSLGHAPADGDLASAVQSAAFDRGLVVETGGRHGSVVRFLPPLSISASRIDEIGEIVHESVRAVVDRTRGRTEAPA; this is translated from the coding sequence GTGACCGACGACGATTCGTCGGCCGGCGAACTTCTCGCCCAGCAGAGGCGTCGAGAGTCGAACGCGCGGACCTATCCGCGGTCGCTGCCGCTCGCGATCGAACGCGCCGACGGTGCGATCCTCGAGGACGTCGACGGGAACGAGTACGTCGACTGTCTGGCGGGCGCGGGAACGCTCGCGCTCGGGCACAACCACCCCGCGGTCGTCGAACGGATGGAGGAACTACTCGAGCGCGGTCGGGCCGTTCACACGCTCGATCTCACGACGCCGGTCAAAGAGCGGTTCGTCGATCGGTTGCTCGAGAGCCTTCCCGACGAGTTCGCCGACAACGCGCGGGTGCAGTTTTGCAGTCCCGCCGGCACGGACGCCGTCGAGGCCGCGTTGAAACTCGTCAAGACGGCCACGGGCAACCGATCGATGCTGGCGTTCCAGGGCGGCTACCACGGGATGACCCACGGCGCGCTCGGCCTGATGGGCGATACGGAGCCGAAAGAGCCGATTCCGGGTCTCATGCCGGACGTCCACCACCTTCCGTACCCCCACGCCTACCGCTGCCCGTTCGGACTCGGCGGCGAGGACTGCTGGAGGACGAGCGCCGAGTACGTCGACCGGACGCTCTCGAATCCCGATAGTGGTATCGTCGATCCTGCAGGGATGATCGTCGAGCCCGTACAGGGAGAGGGCGGCGCGGTGCCAGCACCCGCCGAGTGGCTTCGGGAGATGCGTCGCGTGACCCGCGAGCACGACATCCCGTTGATCGTCGACGAGATTCAGACCGGGCTCGGCCGCACCGGCGAACTGTACGCCGTCGAGCACGCCGACGTCGTCCCGGACGTGATGACGCTCTCGAAGGCCGTCGGCGGCGGTCTTCCGTTATCGGTCGTCGTTTACGACGACTCTCTCGACGTCTGGGAACCCGGCGCGCACGCGGGTACGTTCCGCGGCAATCAGCTCGGAATGGCCGCCGGCACCGCGACCATCGAGTACGTCCTCGAGAACCACCTGGAGGACCACGCCGCCGAGATGGGCGACCGCCTGCGAGGCCACCTCGAGGAGACGGCCGCGACGTTCGAGGCGGCCGGCGACGTCCGCGGCCGCGGGCTACTACTCGGGATGGAACTCGTCGATACCGACGGGGAACCCGACTCGCTCGGACACGCCCCCGCGGACGGCGACCTCGCGTCGGCCGTCCAGTCGGCGGCGTTCGACCGCGGACTCGTCGTCGAGACCGGCGGTCGACACGGGAGCGTCGTCCGATTCCTCCCGCCGCTGTCGATTTCGGCGTCGCGGATCGACGAGATCGGCGAGATCGTCCACGAGAGCGTGCGCGCGGTCGTCGACCGCACCCGCGGCCGCACGGAGGCACCGGCGTGA
- a CDS encoding IucA/IucC family protein, with the protein MTPPQSPTPTTATDERRATASRLARDATVHSFLNCYCHETGAGEFVAAADVPLERAPASGLVLRCSLPNQDVDLLAPVRYRSPTGRHLFDLPAYYRTGADGEPVELDYATLATLATKELELERGGDGTRDDLLERVIRSCRNIERYVGARADDEAALYGTEFTFREAEQSLVFGHLRHPTPKSRRGMERDAGTYAPELEGSFPLHYVRADPDIVASGSARDESAAEWVREALRDDPTVADSFLEDRLADDDVLLPVHPWQAERLFDRSAVRELVSAGKLESLGPLGREFHPTTSVRTLYAPESPFMVKGSLAVEITNSLRTNKRPELERGVAISDLLATDLGDELAERFPAFDVIRDPAYLTIDPNALGLDGSESGFEVVLRENPFRGDDARQATPVVGLCQDAIGDGQSRLGRVVESIAEREDRDTAAVSEEWFRRYLEISVRPLLWLYLERGLGLEAHQQNSVLTLDEAGYPAEFRYRDNQGYYLPEGAYDRIEPLLPGVGERAGTICPDAVADERIRYYVILNNAFGVINAFGTAGLVDENRLLDALREQLESLRAFDRPTTSILDPLLESATVPCKANLLTRFRGLDELEAPSLDEQSVYADVPNPLVETVGAGNPLDSSDSPNATQSEVSR; encoded by the coding sequence ATGACTCCACCACAATCACCCACACCGACGACGGCGACGGACGAGCGTCGCGCGACTGCGAGCCGACTCGCACGCGACGCGACGGTGCACAGCTTCCTGAACTGCTACTGCCACGAGACCGGAGCCGGCGAGTTCGTCGCGGCTGCGGACGTCCCCCTCGAGCGCGCGCCGGCGAGCGGACTCGTCCTGCGGTGTTCGTTGCCGAACCAGGACGTCGATCTCTTGGCCCCCGTGCGCTATCGGTCCCCCACCGGCCGTCACCTGTTCGATCTGCCGGCGTACTACCGGACCGGCGCCGACGGCGAACCGGTCGAACTGGACTACGCCACGCTCGCGACGCTCGCGACGAAGGAACTCGAACTCGAGCGCGGTGGCGACGGGACCCGGGACGACCTCCTCGAGCGCGTCATCCGCTCGTGTCGAAATATCGAGCGATACGTCGGCGCTCGCGCGGATGACGAGGCCGCCCTGTACGGGACGGAGTTCACCTTCCGCGAGGCCGAGCAGTCGCTCGTCTTCGGTCACCTCCGGCACCCGACGCCGAAGAGCCGGCGGGGGATGGAACGCGACGCGGGGACGTACGCGCCCGAACTCGAGGGCTCGTTCCCGCTGCACTACGTCCGCGCCGATCCCGACATCGTCGCGAGCGGGTCCGCTCGTGACGAATCCGCCGCGGAGTGGGTCCGCGAGGCGCTACGCGACGATCCGACCGTCGCCGACTCGTTCCTCGAGGATCGTCTCGCTGACGACGACGTCCTCCTGCCGGTCCACCCGTGGCAGGCCGAGCGACTGTTCGATCGATCCGCCGTCCGGGAACTCGTCTCGGCGGGGAAACTCGAGTCGCTGGGCCCGCTGGGCCGGGAGTTCCACCCGACGACGTCCGTTCGAACGCTGTACGCGCCCGAATCGCCATTCATGGTCAAGGGGTCGCTCGCGGTCGAGATCACCAACTCGCTGCGCACGAACAAGCGCCCGGAACTCGAGCGCGGCGTCGCGATCTCGGACCTGCTGGCGACGGACCTCGGCGACGAACTCGCCGAGCGATTCCCCGCGTTCGACGTGATCCGGGATCCGGCGTACCTGACGATCGATCCGAACGCGCTGGGTCTCGACGGATCGGAGTCGGGCTTCGAGGTCGTTCTTCGAGAGAACCCGTTCCGGGGCGACGACGCCCGGCAGGCGACACCCGTCGTCGGGCTCTGTCAGGACGCGATCGGCGACGGGCAGTCCCGCCTCGGACGCGTCGTCGAGTCGATCGCCGAGCGCGAGGACCGCGACACCGCCGCCGTCAGCGAGGAGTGGTTCCGCCGCTACCTCGAGATCTCCGTCCGACCGCTGCTGTGGCTCTACCTCGAGCGAGGGCTCGGCCTCGAGGCCCACCAGCAAAACAGCGTCCTGACGCTGGACGAGGCGGGCTACCCCGCCGAGTTCCGCTATCGCGATAACCAGGGCTACTACCTCCCTGAAGGTGCCTACGACCGGATCGAGCCGCTCCTCCCCGGCGTCGGCGAGCGGGCGGGCACGATCTGTCCCGATGCTGTCGCCGACGAGCGGATCCGCTACTATGTCATCCTCAACAACGCCTTCGGCGTGATCAACGCCTTCGGTACCGCGGGGCTCGTCGACGAGAACCGACTGCTCGACGCGCTCCGCGAGCAACTCGAGTCGCTCCGGGCGTTCGACCGACCTACGACGTCGATTCTGGACCCCTTGCTCGAGTCCGCGACCGTGCCGTGCAAGGCGAACCTCCTGACCCGGTTCCGCGGACTGGACGAACTCGAGGCACCCTCGCTCGACGAGCAGTCGGTCTACGCCGACGTCCCGAATCCGCTCGTCGAGACGGTCGGCGCGGGCAATCCGCTCGACTCGTCCGATTCACCAAACGCGACGCAGTCGGAGGTGAGTCGATGA